Proteins encoded by one window of Hafnia alvei:
- a CDS encoding ATP-binding cassette domain-containing protein: MMSAQHEIVLDGVEKRFAGMDQPAVASLSTRIASGAVMGLVGPDGAGKTTLIRMLAGLLKPSAGTVSVVGLDPLTQDSELHAILGYMPQKFGLYEDLTVIENLTLYADLRGVIGEERRKTFERLLKFTDLTRFTERLAGKLSGGMKQKLGLACTLVGEPKVLLLDEPGVGVDPISRRELWRMVHELADEGMLILWSTSYLDEAEQCREVLLMNEGKLLYSGAPQQLTQRMAGRTILLRAKNISHRKLLQRAICLPSVSDGVIQGKYLRLILKDNADHHALLLDLDQPDAELLEAEPRFEDAFIDLLGGGPDHESELAKIMPQVKVDPNETVIEAQQLTKKFGDFAATDHVDFQVKRGEIFGLLGPNGAGKSTTFKMMCALLKPTSGKALVLGMDLKTDSGRARQHLGYMAQKFSLYGNLTVAQNLKFFSGVYGLKGKQQKEKIEGMVNAFNFTPILNQTPDSLPLGFKQRLALACSLMHEPDILFLDEPTSGVDPLTRREFWLHINGMVDKGVTVMVTTHFMDEAEYCDRIGLVYRGKIIAAGSPDQLKHSVANDDNPNPTMEQAFIELVQGYDKEQTA; encoded by the coding sequence ATGATGAGTGCGCAACATGAAATCGTGCTCGACGGCGTAGAAAAGCGTTTTGCGGGCATGGATCAACCGGCGGTCGCGAGTCTCTCCACGCGCATCGCCAGTGGCGCAGTGATGGGGCTGGTTGGCCCCGACGGCGCAGGAAAAACCACGCTGATCCGCATGTTGGCTGGCTTGTTAAAGCCCAGCGCGGGCACGGTGAGCGTGGTGGGTTTAGATCCGCTGACGCAAGACAGCGAATTACACGCCATTTTGGGCTATATGCCGCAAAAATTTGGCCTGTATGAAGACCTTACCGTTATCGAAAACCTGACCCTATACGCAGATTTACGCGGCGTTATCGGCGAAGAGCGGCGCAAAACCTTTGAGCGCCTGCTTAAGTTTACCGATTTAACCCGCTTTACCGAACGCTTGGCGGGCAAGCTGTCAGGCGGCATGAAGCAAAAATTAGGGTTAGCCTGTACGCTGGTCGGCGAGCCTAAGGTTTTATTGCTGGATGAGCCGGGCGTTGGCGTCGACCCGATTTCTCGACGCGAGCTGTGGCGTATGGTGCATGAACTGGCCGATGAAGGGATGCTAATCCTTTGGAGCACCTCCTATCTCGATGAGGCCGAACAGTGCCGCGAAGTTTTGCTCATGAACGAAGGTAAACTGCTCTATAGCGGTGCCCCGCAGCAGTTAACCCAACGCATGGCTGGGCGCACCATTTTGCTGCGCGCCAAAAATATCTCACATCGAAAACTACTCCAGCGCGCTATCTGCTTACCTTCTGTTAGCGACGGCGTGATCCAAGGCAAGTATCTGCGCCTTATTCTCAAAGATAACGCCGATCACCACGCGTTGTTACTTGATTTAGACCAGCCGGACGCCGAATTGCTGGAGGCTGAACCTCGCTTTGAAGATGCCTTTATCGATCTGTTAGGCGGCGGGCCGGATCACGAATCTGAGCTGGCAAAAATAATGCCGCAGGTGAAAGTTGATCCCAACGAAACCGTGATTGAAGCGCAGCAGCTTACCAAAAAATTTGGTGATTTTGCCGCTACCGATCACGTTGATTTTCAAGTTAAACGCGGCGAAATTTTTGGTTTACTGGGGCCAAACGGCGCGGGTAAATCCACCACCTTTAAAATGATGTGTGCCCTTCTCAAACCCACCAGCGGTAAAGCGCTGGTGTTGGGTATGGATCTGAAAACAGACTCCGGGCGTGCTCGCCAGCATCTTGGCTATATGGCGCAGAAATTCTCGCTCTATGGCAACCTCACGGTGGCGCAAAACCTGAAGTTTTTCTCCGGCGTTTACGGTCTGAAAGGGAAACAGCAGAAGGAAAAAATTGAGGGCATGGTTAACGCGTTTAACTTCACCCCCATTTTGAATCAAACGCCGGACTCTTTACCGCTCGGTTTTAAACAGCGGCTGGCGCTGGCCTGCTCGCTGATGCATGAACCAGACATCCTGTTTTTGGATGAACCAACGTCGGGCGTCGATCCCCTCACCCGTCGAGAATTTTGGCTGCATATCAACGGCATGGTGGATAAAGGTGTCACCGTGATGGTCACCACGCACTTTATGGATGAAGCGGAATACTGCGATCGTATCGGGTTGGTCTATCGTGGGAAAATCATTGCTGCAGGTTCACCCGATCAGCTAAAACACAGCGTCGCTAACGATGACAATCCAAATCCGACCATGGAGCAGGCGTTTATTGAGCTGGTTCAGGGCTACGACAAGGAGCAAACGGCATGA
- the rcsB gene encoding response regulator transcription factor RcsB has product MNNLNVIIADDHPIVLFGIRKSLEQIEWVNVVGEFEDSTALINSLSKLDANVLITDLSMPGDKYGDGITLIKYIKRHYPHLSIIVLTMNNNPAILSAVLELDIEGIVLKQGAPADLPKALAALQKGKKFTPESVSKLLEKISASGYGDKRLSPKESEVLRLFAEGFLVTEIAKKLNRSIKTISSQKKSAMLKLGVDNDIALLNYLSSVNIMSVDKD; this is encoded by the coding sequence ATGAATAACCTAAATGTAATTATTGCTGATGACCATCCAATTGTCCTATTCGGTATTAGGAAGTCACTTGAACAAATCGAATGGGTTAACGTTGTCGGGGAATTTGAAGACTCAACGGCATTAATCAATAGCTTATCTAAGCTGGATGCGAATGTACTGATCACCGATCTTTCCATGCCGGGCGACAAATACGGCGATGGCATCACCTTGATTAAATATATCAAGCGCCATTATCCGCACCTGTCCATTATTGTTCTGACCATGAACAATAACCCTGCTATTTTAAGTGCGGTTCTGGAATTGGATATTGAAGGGATTGTTCTTAAGCAAGGCGCGCCGGCTGATTTACCGAAAGCGCTGGCTGCATTGCAGAAAGGTAAGAAATTTACCCCAGAAAGCGTGTCCAAACTGCTGGAAAAAATTAGCGCCAGCGGCTACGGTGACAAACGCTTATCACCAAAAGAAAGCGAAGTCCTGCGCTTATTCGCCGAAGGTTTCTTAGTAACAGAAATTGCTAAAAAGCTGAATCGCAGCATTAAAACCATCAGTAGCCAGAAGAAATCGGCCATGCTGAAACTGGGCGTTGATAACGACATTGCGCTGCTGAACTATCTTTCTTCCGTCAATATTATGTCGGTAGATAAAGACTAA
- the hlyD gene encoding secretion protein HlyD: MNNKKLVGVVAVLVIIALVIGGIYYYRSQEDRDLTLYGNVDIRTVNLGFRVSGRLASLAVDEGDTVTPGALLGKLDDAPFINSLNEAKANVAAAQAQLDLLLAGYRTEEIAQARAAVAQQQAAFSYADSYLKRQQGLWASKATSANDLEDAKTARNQALANLQAAKDKLSQYETGNRPQEIEQAQATLAQAQAAADQAELNLKDTQLFAPSTGTVLTRAVEPGTMLASGSTVFSVSLTRPVWIRAYVSEENLSRAIPGTEIEIYTDGRPDKPYHGKIGFVSPTAEFTPKSVETPELRTSLVYRLRVIVTDADDSLRQGMPVTLRFNDNGAKR, encoded by the coding sequence ATGAATAACAAAAAGCTCGTTGGAGTCGTTGCAGTTTTAGTCATTATCGCGCTGGTGATTGGCGGCATTTATTACTACCGCAGCCAAGAGGATCGGGATTTAACGCTGTACGGTAACGTGGATATTCGTACCGTTAACCTTGGTTTTCGCGTTAGCGGTCGTTTAGCCTCACTGGCCGTGGATGAAGGCGACACCGTCACCCCCGGTGCGCTATTAGGGAAACTCGATGATGCCCCATTCATTAACTCGCTTAATGAAGCCAAAGCTAACGTGGCCGCCGCGCAGGCTCAGCTCGATTTGCTGCTGGCGGGATACCGTACGGAAGAAATCGCTCAAGCTCGTGCAGCGGTGGCACAACAACAGGCGGCGTTCAGCTACGCCGACAGCTACTTAAAGCGTCAGCAAGGCTTATGGGCCAGCAAAGCCACTTCTGCCAATGATTTAGAAGACGCGAAAACAGCACGCAATCAAGCATTAGCCAATCTGCAAGCTGCCAAAGATAAGCTGTCTCAGTACGAGACGGGGAATCGCCCGCAGGAAATCGAACAGGCGCAGGCTACTTTAGCGCAGGCACAAGCGGCAGCCGATCAGGCTGAGCTAAATCTAAAAGACACCCAGCTTTTTGCACCTTCCACCGGCACCGTTCTCACCCGCGCCGTTGAACCTGGCACCATGCTGGCCTCCGGCAGCACCGTATTCAGCGTGTCACTCACCCGTCCGGTGTGGATCCGTGCCTATGTCAGCGAAGAAAACCTTAGCCGGGCGATACCCGGAACCGAGATTGAAATTTACACCGATGGCCGCCCAGATAAGCCTTATCACGGCAAAATTGGTTTTGTTTCACCCACCGCCGAGTTCACGCCGAAAAGCGTCGAAACGCCAGAATTACGCACCTCGCTGGTCTATCGCCTACGCGTCATTGTGACCGACGCCGATGACAGCTTGCGCCAAGGCATGCCTGTGACCTTACGTTTTAACGATAACGGTGCCAAACGCTAA
- the cecR gene encoding transcriptional regulator CecR — protein MKPSTKPSDTPMTSRGEQAKQALIDSAIALFGERGLEGATTRDIALNAGQNIAAITYYFQSKEGLYLAVARWISDFITQAFAPLQQECSLFLLQKDPKPNAYLAFIHRGLAIFCHLMTQPETLHLSQIMSREQLAPTAAYPLIHQQCIAPLHRLMTQLVAGYSGLPADSAVTTLHTHALLGEVLAFRMARETIRIQAGWESIGPEQADLINQVLQQHIDLLLNGLRMTYSSTAQSTTDGMSDE, from the coding sequence ATGAAACCATCAACAAAGCCATCAGATACGCCGATGACTTCTCGCGGCGAGCAAGCGAAGCAAGCACTGATCGACTCCGCTATTGCCTTGTTTGGTGAGCGAGGGTTGGAAGGTGCCACAACACGCGATATTGCCTTAAACGCGGGGCAAAACATTGCCGCGATTACCTACTACTTTCAGTCCAAAGAGGGGCTTTATCTCGCCGTAGCTCGTTGGATCAGCGACTTTATCACTCAGGCTTTCGCCCCTCTACAGCAAGAGTGTTCACTATTTCTTTTACAGAAAGACCCCAAACCTAATGCGTATTTAGCTTTCATTCATCGAGGGCTTGCTATCTTTTGCCACCTGATGACACAGCCAGAAACGCTGCACCTCAGCCAAATTATGTCACGTGAGCAGTTGGCCCCCACCGCTGCCTATCCACTGATACATCAGCAATGCATCGCGCCACTGCATCGGCTCATGACGCAGTTAGTCGCAGGTTACAGTGGCCTCCCTGCAGATAGCGCAGTGACAACGCTGCATACCCATGCATTGTTAGGCGAAGTGCTGGCTTTTCGTATGGCGCGTGAAACGATCCGCATTCAGGCTGGCTGGGAGTCAATCGGCCCCGAGCAGGCAGACCTGATTAATCAAGTTTTACAACAACATATTGATTTACTTCTGAACGGATTGCGTATGACTTATTCGTCAACGGCGCAATCGACTACGGATGGGATGAGTGATGAATAA
- a CDS encoding ABC transporter permease yields MSESANSIHFSWRRLRALCRKETAQILRDPSSALIAVVIPLLLLFIFGYGINLDSSKLHVGILMEQQSEDARDLTNTFLGSPYIAATVSDNRQALIQQMQAGKIRGLIVIPVDFSEQLARLQGKSPIQVITDGSEPNTANFVQGYAEGIWQIWLQQRAVDKGGEFKPLIDVQLRYWFNPAAISQHFIIPGAITIIMTVIGAILTSLVIAREWERGTMEALLSTQVTRTELLLSKLLPYYVLGLLAMTLCMVVAVFVMGVPYRGSLLILFVMTTLFLASTLGMGLLISTITRNQFNAAMVALNAGFLPAVMLSGFIFEIDSMPAIVQAVTYVIPARYFVSTLQTLFLAGNIGSVLMVNLLFLIISAVVFIGLTAWKTKRRLD; encoded by the coding sequence ATGAGTGAAAGCGCCAACAGTATTCACTTTTCGTGGCGGCGATTGCGCGCCCTGTGCCGCAAAGAAACGGCTCAGATCCTGCGCGATCCCAGCAGCGCGCTGATTGCGGTGGTGATCCCTCTGTTATTGCTGTTTATTTTTGGCTACGGCATCAATCTGGATTCCAGCAAACTGCACGTGGGTATTTTGATGGAGCAGCAGTCAGAAGACGCTCGCGATCTCACCAATACGTTTCTTGGCTCGCCGTATATTGCCGCTACGGTCAGCGATAACCGACAGGCGCTGATCCAGCAAATGCAGGCGGGTAAAATTCGTGGGCTTATCGTCATCCCGGTTGATTTCTCTGAACAACTGGCTCGTCTGCAGGGAAAATCTCCGATTCAGGTGATTACCGACGGCAGTGAGCCAAATACGGCAAACTTCGTCCAAGGCTACGCGGAAGGCATTTGGCAAATATGGTTACAGCAGCGCGCCGTTGATAAAGGGGGCGAATTCAAGCCGCTTATCGATGTGCAGCTACGCTATTGGTTTAACCCTGCCGCCATTAGCCAGCACTTTATTATTCCCGGAGCGATAACCATTATTATGACGGTTATCGGCGCCATCCTGACATCGCTGGTCATCGCCCGCGAGTGGGAACGGGGCACGATGGAGGCGCTGCTTTCTACTCAAGTAACGCGCACGGAATTACTGCTGTCAAAACTGCTGCCGTATTACGTATTGGGCCTGCTGGCTATGACGCTGTGCATGGTGGTTGCCGTTTTTGTGATGGGGGTGCCTTACCGAGGGTCACTACTGATTTTATTCGTGATGACGACGCTGTTTCTCGCCAGCACCCTCGGGATGGGACTGCTTATCTCTACGATCACCCGTAATCAGTTTAATGCGGCAATGGTGGCTCTTAACGCGGGATTCCTGCCTGCCGTTATGCTTTCAGGGTTCATCTTTGAAATTGACAGTATGCCAGCCATTGTTCAGGCCGTGACCTATGTGATCCCCGCCCGCTACTTTGTGAGCACCCTACAAACGCTATTCTTAGCCGGTAATATCGGCAGCGTGCTGATGGTTAACCTGCTGTTTTTAATTATTTCCGCCGTGGTCTTTATTGGACTTACCGCGTGGAAAACCAAGCGCCGACTGGATTGA
- a CDS encoding ABC transporter permease, whose translation MFYRLWTLIIKELQSLLRDPQTRAILIMPVILQVVLFPFAATLDVTNASIAIYSEDTGQSSIELTQRFAKAEAFTNVILLHSPQEIAPTIDNQKALLLIRFPANFSRDILSGHQAPLQIVLDGRSSNSAQIAANYVQQIVRDYQQELISGQPVSTHDLAQRNSELVIRNWYNPNLDYKWFVVPSLIAMITTIGVLIVTSLSVAREREQGTLEQLLVSPLNTWQIFVGKAIPALIVATFQATVVLLIGIFAYQIPFAGSLLLFYFTMLIYGLSLVGFGLLISSLCSTQQQAFIGVFVFMMPAILLSGYVSPVENMPVWLQNLTWINPVRHFTDITKELYLKDVSFDIIWHSLWPLLVITLTTGSAAYAMFRRKIA comes from the coding sequence ATGTTCTATAGGCTGTGGACATTAATCATTAAAGAACTTCAATCGCTGCTGCGCGATCCCCAAACTCGCGCCATCTTGATCATGCCGGTCATTTTGCAAGTGGTGCTGTTTCCTTTTGCCGCAACGCTAGATGTCACCAACGCCAGCATCGCGATCTATAGCGAAGATACCGGCCAGTCGTCGATAGAGCTCACCCAGCGCTTCGCCAAGGCCGAAGCCTTTACCAACGTAATACTGCTGCACAGCCCGCAAGAGATTGCACCGACGATTGATAACCAAAAAGCGCTGCTGTTAATCCGTTTTCCTGCCAATTTCTCACGCGATATTTTGTCCGGCCATCAGGCGCCGTTACAGATAGTTTTGGATGGACGCAGCTCCAACAGCGCGCAAATCGCGGCAAACTATGTTCAGCAGATTGTCCGTGACTATCAACAAGAGCTTATCAGCGGACAGCCTGTATCCACTCACGATTTGGCCCAGAGAAACTCCGAGCTGGTTATTCGCAACTGGTACAACCCCAATCTGGATTACAAATGGTTTGTGGTGCCGTCGCTGATTGCCATGATCACCACCATCGGCGTGTTAATTGTAACGTCGCTGTCGGTGGCACGCGAACGTGAACAGGGAACGCTAGAACAGCTGTTAGTTTCACCGCTGAATACCTGGCAGATATTCGTTGGCAAAGCCATTCCCGCCCTGATTGTCGCCACGTTTCAGGCTACTGTAGTATTGCTGATCGGAATTTTTGCCTACCAAATTCCGTTTGCCGGTTCCCTTTTGCTGTTTTACTTCACCATGCTGATCTACGGGCTTTCGTTGGTCGGTTTTGGCCTACTGATTTCATCGCTATGCTCAACGCAGCAGCAGGCATTTATTGGCGTATTTGTGTTTATGATGCCCGCAATCTTGCTGTCCGGTTACGTATCGCCGGTGGAAAATATGCCGGTTTGGCTGCAAAACCTGACGTGGATAAATCCAGTTCGGCACTTCACCGATATCACCAAAGAGCTCTATTTGAAGGATGTGAGCTTCGATATTATCTGGCACAGCCTATGGCCGCTTCTGGTGATTACCTTAACCACCGGCAGCGCCGCCTACGCAATGTTCAGGCGCAAGATTGCGTAG
- the rcsD gene encoding phosphotransferase RcsD has product MLSSKESSNSADASLSGITRSYMLFIFLLVMANLLYGYNYVNAYINSKQTMLATVADQLQKRIETYRFVTYQVYDNLSASNSVQLPSPVNEVRLRPDIYLLEKSRHKTDALIFGQHDASTSDLALRMSNYLDILWGAETETYSMYYLNGQDNSLILVSTMPMKDLSARYKEGYLGNVVESRKTEMLQQSNSLDEREGFSGLRKFRFLNSYYFTLRTTFNNPGHLATVVAFDLPVGDILPRDLPVQRFLITENPESPSELMSREELPEAFSTLRWPWLTISAPLYNTPLKIDFNIPMTTLTVDMLRNNFWLVLINLLVLVLSFTGFYFVRHQYIRPGKRMAAQLSAQQEMNQEIITHLPIGLLIYRFDTDTVVASNKIADHLLPHLSLSKIASMAQEHQGRIQATVNNEMYEIQMVRSQQNIKSALFLMRDLDKEMMVSKKLKQAQSEYEKNLTARKIMTTNLSRELNAPMSNIQQLVADIQNNKDDPRLLDLLLGETRHAQALIDEITLLTEIENRDWRPVTETFNLNKRIDELLKRSLPELRRKGLTLINHTDIDPDKEFIGDIRSLEQVLSMLLHYSIITTVYGKITLKVTQKPESPDHICFELSDTGTGVSNKEINGLRYPNLGEPQSDRFARGSGMTYYLCAQLCKRMSGRLDIQSKDDIGTRYSFSCIMHPVEHPEEESEKLLDGITAYLQITSDEIRSLIMHKLAAFGAASIIADGRDANEEYDITLTDAPENAEDYTLLLVSDIDGFEEYAPHRIKANFNLTEPLIDAILLLIEQQIAVTESPIDAEYAENADPSSDGSPFKSKDYFSLFMETVPEDVQKLYTEAEQSDLSPLSLTAHRLKGVFAMLNIPTGKTLCEQLELAIKESDVTNIKILISQIDTFVSRLLLLGSQQHE; this is encoded by the coding sequence ATGTTAAGTTCGAAGGAATCATCTAATAGTGCCGATGCCTCTCTTTCTGGGATCACGCGCAGCTATATGCTGTTTATTTTTCTGCTGGTTATGGCTAATTTGCTCTACGGCTATAACTATGTGAATGCCTACATTAACAGCAAGCAAACTATGCTAGCGACGGTTGCCGATCAGCTGCAAAAGCGTATCGAGACCTACCGTTTTGTGACCTATCAGGTGTATGACAACCTTTCGGCCTCTAATTCTGTCCAACTGCCCTCTCCGGTCAACGAGGTTCGGTTACGTCCTGATATCTATCTATTGGAAAAGAGCCGCCATAAAACCGACGCACTGATTTTTGGTCAGCATGATGCTAGCACCAGCGATTTAGCGCTGCGCATGTCAAACTATCTCGATATTTTATGGGGCGCAGAAACTGAAACCTATTCCATGTATTACCTGAACGGGCAGGATAATAGCCTGATTTTGGTCTCGACAATGCCGATGAAAGATCTGTCTGCGCGTTATAAAGAGGGATATTTGGGTAACGTGGTCGAGTCCCGTAAAACTGAAATGCTGCAACAGTCTAATTCACTAGATGAACGCGAAGGCTTCTCAGGGTTGCGCAAGTTCCGTTTCCTGAATTCTTACTATTTCACCTTGCGTACCACTTTTAATAACCCTGGGCATTTAGCTACCGTCGTGGCTTTTGATCTGCCTGTCGGCGATATTTTGCCGCGCGATTTGCCCGTTCAACGTTTCTTGATCACTGAAAATCCTGAATCACCATCAGAATTGATGTCGCGTGAAGAACTGCCAGAGGCTTTCTCTACGCTGAGATGGCCGTGGTTAACGATCAGCGCCCCGCTGTATAACACGCCGCTGAAGATTGATTTCAATATCCCGATGACAACGCTCACCGTGGATATGCTGAGGAATAATTTCTGGCTGGTGCTGATTAATTTATTGGTGCTCGTTCTGTCATTTACCGGTTTTTATTTCGTGCGTCACCAATATATTCGTCCGGGAAAACGCATGGCTGCGCAGCTCAGCGCCCAGCAGGAAATGAATCAGGAAATTATTACCCATTTACCAATTGGCCTGCTGATTTATCGTTTCGACACCGATACCGTGGTTGCCAGCAATAAAATTGCCGATCATCTGTTGCCGCACCTTAGCCTGAGCAAAATTGCTAGCATGGCTCAAGAACATCAGGGTCGAATTCAGGCAACGGTCAACAATGAAATGTATGAAATTCAGATGGTGCGCAGCCAGCAGAATATTAAATCTGCCCTGTTCCTAATGCGCGATCTGGATAAAGAAATGATGGTCAGCAAAAAGCTAAAACAGGCGCAGAGTGAATATGAGAAAAATCTGACCGCACGCAAAATCATGACCACCAATTTAAGCCGCGAGCTTAATGCGCCGATGAGTAATATTCAGCAATTAGTCGCTGACATTCAAAATAATAAAGATGATCCTCGTCTGCTAGATTTATTGTTGGGCGAAACACGTCATGCACAGGCTTTGATCGATGAAATTACGCTGCTCACCGAAATTGAAAATCGGGACTGGCGTCCGGTGACCGAAACATTCAACCTTAACAAACGTATTGATGAGCTGCTAAAACGCAGCTTGCCTGAACTGCGCCGCAAAGGGCTAACGCTTATCAATCACACCGATATCGATCCAGATAAAGAGTTTATCGGTGATATTCGTTCGCTAGAACAAGTGCTTTCCATGCTGCTGCACTATTCCATTATTACCACGGTGTATGGAAAAATTACTCTCAAAGTGACGCAGAAACCTGAGTCTCCTGACCACATTTGTTTTGAGCTCAGCGATACCGGCACCGGCGTATCCAATAAAGAGATCAATGGATTGCGCTATCCAAATCTCGGTGAGCCGCAAAGCGATCGCTTCGCCAGAGGCTCGGGAATGACTTACTATCTGTGCGCCCAGCTGTGCAAACGTATGAGCGGCAGATTGGATATTCAAAGCAAAGACGATATCGGAACGCGTTATAGCTTTAGCTGCATCATGCATCCGGTGGAACATCCAGAAGAAGAGTCGGAGAAGCTGCTGGACGGGATCACCGCCTATCTGCAAATCACCTCCGATGAAATTCGCAGCCTGATTATGCATAAGCTTGCCGCTTTTGGTGCCGCGTCCATCATTGCCGACGGCCGCGATGCCAACGAAGAATATGATATTACGCTGACCGATGCTCCAGAGAATGCAGAAGATTACACCCTGCTGCTGGTCTCTGATATTGACGGTTTTGAAGAATACGCGCCGCATCGCATTAAGGCTAACTTCAACCTCACCGAGCCGCTCATTGACGCCATTTTGCTGCTGATTGAGCAACAGATTGCGGTCACAGAATCGCCAATCGATGCGGAATATGCTGAAAATGCAGATCCTTCATCTGATGGCTCTCCTTTTAAATCAAAGGATTACTTTTCTCTGTTTATGGAAACAGTACCGGAAGATGTACAGAAACTGTATACTGAAGCCGAACAGAGTGATTTATCCCCGCTTTCTCTGACTGCACACCGACTTAAAGGTGTTTTTGCCATGCTTAATATCCCCACCGGCAAAACTCTATGTGAACAGTTAGAACTCGCCATTAAAGAAAGCGATGTAACAAATATAAAGATTTTGATCAGTCAGATTGATACTTTTGTCAGCCGACTGCTTCTACTAGGTAGCCAACAACATGAATAA